A DNA window from Chryseobacterium scophthalmum contains the following coding sequences:
- a CDS encoding STM3941 family protein, with the protein MQNLPLTLKPGKIKNITLILISTAFIVLGISLLEKNMLVAVLNIFFFGICFIIFVINMIPNASYLKIGERGIEMKNLFKTTFIPWQAVSGFKTKFIFVNKLVTFTIDEKLLENSKMKGKIGAFPDTYGMSAKDLANLLNEYKAKFDTV; encoded by the coding sequence ATGCAAAATTTACCACTTACTTTAAAACCCGGAAAAATAAAAAATATAACTCTTATTCTCATTAGTACTGCTTTTATAGTTTTAGGAATTTCACTTTTAGAAAAAAATATGCTGGTTGCAGTTTTAAATATTTTCTTCTTCGGGATCTGTTTTATTATTTTTGTAATCAATATGATTCCCAATGCATCTTACCTTAAAATCGGTGAAAGAGGAATTGAAATGAAAAATCTTTTCAAAACAACCTTCATTCCTTGGCAGGCTGTGAGTGGTTTTAAAACTAAATTTATTTTCGTTAATAAATTGGTCACTTTTACCATCGATGAAAAACTTCTGGAAAACTCTAAAATGAAAGGAAAAATCGGAGCATTTCCTGATACGTACGGAATGTCTGCTAAAGATCTCGCCAATCTTCTGAATGAATATAAAGCCAAGTTTGATACAGTATAA
- a CDS encoding LLM class flavin-dependent oxidoreductase: MELGIGMFGDLAFDQTTGKYRNAGIKIREILEQVKLMDEVGIDVFAMGEHHRADYAVSSPEIVLAAAASMTKNIKLASGVTVLSSSEPVKVYEDFATLDLISDGRAEIFVGRGSFIESFPLYGYSLNDYEELFDEKLELLLKINSEENVSWTGKLRAPMQNQTVYPRAKNNGKLPIWRAVGGTPQSVLSAAQLGMPLVVAIIGGMPIQFKNLIEFYKQEYRKAGHNESEMQIAIHSHTFVSDEKEVVDGYFHNYKSQMDRIGASRGWSPYTKMQYEGGRNKDGALFIGNANEVADKIKYMKEIFGITRFIGHMDVGDPANDVMMKSIELFGEKVAPQVK, from the coding sequence ATGGAATTAGGAATAGGAATGTTTGGCGACTTGGCTTTTGACCAGACTACCGGAAAATATAGAAATGCAGGAATTAAAATCAGAGAAATTCTTGAGCAGGTAAAATTAATGGACGAGGTAGGAATCGATGTTTTCGCAATGGGAGAACATCACCGTGCAGATTATGCGGTTTCTTCACCTGAAATCGTTTTGGCTGCCGCTGCAAGTATGACAAAAAATATAAAATTAGCAAGTGGAGTAACGGTTTTGAGTTCATCAGAACCTGTAAAAGTCTATGAAGATTTTGCCACATTAGATTTAATTTCTGATGGAAGAGCGGAGATCTTTGTCGGACGAGGAAGTTTCATTGAATCTTTTCCACTTTATGGATATTCTCTAAACGATTACGAAGAACTTTTTGATGAAAAATTAGAATTATTACTAAAAATAAATTCAGAAGAAAACGTTTCGTGGACTGGGAAATTACGTGCTCCGATGCAGAACCAAACCGTTTATCCGAGAGCAAAAAATAACGGGAAACTTCCAATTTGGAGAGCTGTTGGCGGAACTCCACAATCAGTTTTAAGTGCAGCACAATTGGGAATGCCTTTGGTGGTTGCAATTATTGGCGGAATGCCGATTCAGTTTAAAAATTTAATAGAATTCTATAAGCAGGAATATCGTAAAGCAGGACATAATGAATCAGAAATGCAGATCGCCATTCATTCACATACTTTTGTAAGTGATGAAAAAGAAGTTGTGGACGGATATTTTCATAATTATAAATCTCAGATGGATCGCATTGGAGCTTCCAGAGGTTGGTCCCCTTATACAAAAATGCAGTATGAAGGCGGAAGGAATAAGGATGGTGCTTTATTCATCGGAAATGCCAATGAAGTTGCCGATAAAATCAAATATATGAAAGAAATTTTCGGGATTACAAGATTTATCGGTCATATGGATGTAGGAGATCCTGCGAATGATGTAATGATGAAATCTATTGAATTATTTGGAGAAAAAGTAGCTCCACAAGTAAAATAA
- a CDS encoding FKBP-type peptidyl-prolyl cis-trans isomerase, whose protein sequence is MKKQTIALFCIAIFSISCAQKNDKQGDSKYTDDQKASYYIGLNIAQNMKQEGFKVDADLLAQAIKEEMNGTKKLMPAEEMNAFMQDFMQKQNEKKQSAALVQAGENKKKGQDFLAKNKTNPKVKTTASGLQYEVLQEGDGKTKPTATNVVQVKYTGKLLDGTVFDSTDKNGGNPMDINLGSVIKGWTEGIQLMSKGSKYRFYIPSDLAYGDHGAGAAIPAGSTIIFDVELVDVK, encoded by the coding sequence ATGAAAAAACAGACCATTGCATTATTTTGTATAGCAATATTTAGTATTTCGTGCGCTCAGAAAAATGATAAACAAGGCGATAGCAAATATACAGATGACCAAAAAGCGTCATATTATATAGGTTTAAATATTGCGCAAAACATGAAACAAGAAGGTTTCAAAGTAGATGCAGATCTTTTGGCTCAGGCTATTAAAGAAGAGATGAATGGAACAAAGAAACTGATGCCTGCTGAAGAAATGAATGCTTTTATGCAGGATTTTATGCAGAAACAAAATGAAAAAAAGCAATCTGCAGCATTAGTACAGGCGGGTGAAAATAAGAAAAAAGGTCAGGATTTTCTTGCAAAAAATAAAACCAACCCAAAAGTAAAAACCACTGCTTCAGGTTTGCAATATGAGGTATTGCAGGAAGGTGACGGCAAAACAAAACCAACGGCTACAAATGTTGTGCAGGTAAAATATACTGGTAAACTTTTGGATGGAACTGTTTTCGACTCTACCGATAAAAATGGAGGTAATCCAATGGATATTAACTTAGGTAGCGTAATCAAAGGCTGGACGGAAGGTATTCAATTGATGAGCAAAGGATCTAAATACAGATTTTATATTCCTTCAGACCTTGCTTATGGAGATCATGGAGCAGGTGCTGCAATTCCGGCAGGTTCTACAATTATTTTTGATGTAGAATTAGTAGATGTAAAATAA
- the clpB gene encoding ATP-dependent chaperone ClpB, translated as MNLNQYTVKSQEAIQAAQQVAMEFGNQQIEPQHLLEGIFQVDENISPFLLKKSEADANLVRERNRENLEKLPKVQGGNIYLSQSANKVLLDAPNIAKKMDDEFVTIEHLWLSLLETNSEVSKMLKDMAVTKSLLEGAIKELRKGSKATSASSEETYQSLNKYAKNFNELAAEGKLDPVIGRDEEIRRVLQILSRRTKNNPILIGEPGVGKTAIAEGIAHRIINGDVPENLQDKTLYSLDMGALIAGAKYKGEFEERLKSVVNEVTKSDGQIILFIDEIHTLVGAGGGEGAMDAANILKPALARGELRAIGATTLNEYQKYFEKDKALERRFQKVMVEEPDTESAISILRGIKDKYEAHHKVRIKDEAIIAAVEMSQRYISDRFLPDKAIDLIDEASAKLRMEINSKPEELDVLDRKLMQMEIELAAISREGSQTKIDHLKEDISKISEERNEINAKWLKEKQKSEDLTQIKKDIESLKLEAERASRAGDYAKVAEIQYGKIKEKEDALQKLELEMQNHQNELIKEEVTAENISEVIGKWTGIPVTKLLQSEREKLLHLETELHHRVVGQEEAITAVADAIRRNRAGLSDEKKPIGSFLFLGTTGVGKTELAKALAEFLFDDENNMTRIDMSEYQERHSVSRLVGAPPGYVGYDEGGQLTEAVRRRPYSVVLLDEIEKAHPDVFNTLLQVLDDGRLTDNKGRVVNFKNSIIIMTSNLGSHIIQENFENITEENQDEIVDKTKIEVFDLLKQTLRPEFLNRIDETVLFQPLRKKEIGKIVQYQLRGYNDLLAKRNIIMTSTQDAVDYLMNKGYDPVFGARPLKRVIQQEVLNKLSREILAGNVNDGDRITLDYFEETGLVFRPAEK; from the coding sequence ATGAACTTAAATCAATATACCGTAAAATCTCAAGAAGCCATCCAAGCTGCACAACAAGTGGCAATGGAATTTGGCAATCAACAAATAGAACCTCAACATTTACTGGAAGGAATTTTTCAGGTAGATGAAAATATATCGCCTTTCTTACTAAAAAAATCTGAAGCAGATGCCAATTTGGTAAGAGAGCGCAACCGTGAAAATCTTGAAAAACTTCCAAAAGTACAGGGAGGGAATATTTATCTTTCACAATCAGCAAACAAGGTTTTGCTAGATGCGCCCAACATTGCAAAAAAAATGGATGATGAGTTTGTAACCATCGAACATTTGTGGCTTTCATTACTAGAAACCAATTCTGAAGTTTCGAAAATGCTGAAAGATATGGCCGTTACAAAAAGTCTTTTAGAAGGCGCAATCAAAGAATTAAGAAAAGGGAGCAAAGCTACTTCTGCAAGTTCGGAAGAAACTTATCAATCCTTAAATAAATATGCAAAAAATTTCAACGAACTTGCTGCTGAAGGAAAACTTGACCCGGTAATCGGTCGTGATGAAGAAATCAGAAGAGTTTTACAAATTCTTTCGAGAAGAACAAAAAATAACCCAATCTTAATTGGTGAACCCGGTGTTGGTAAAACGGCTATTGCAGAAGGAATCGCACACAGAATTATCAATGGTGACGTTCCTGAAAACTTGCAGGATAAAACTTTGTATTCATTAGATATGGGAGCGTTAATTGCCGGTGCAAAATATAAAGGTGAATTTGAAGAGCGTCTGAAATCTGTCGTAAACGAAGTGACAAAATCTGACGGACAGATTATTCTTTTCATCGATGAGATTCATACTTTGGTTGGAGCCGGAGGTGGTGAAGGTGCGATGGATGCTGCCAATATTCTGAAACCTGCTTTGGCAAGAGGAGAATTAAGAGCCATTGGTGCTACGACTTTGAATGAATATCAAAAATATTTTGAAAAAGATAAAGCATTAGAAAGACGTTTCCAGAAAGTAATGGTGGAGGAACCAGATACAGAATCTGCAATCTCAATCCTTCGTGGAATTAAAGATAAATATGAAGCACATCACAAAGTAAGAATCAAAGACGAAGCAATTATTGCGGCGGTAGAAATGTCTCAACGATATATTTCGGACCGATTTTTACCGGATAAAGCGATTGATTTGATTGATGAAGCTTCAGCCAAATTGAGAATGGAAATCAATTCAAAACCTGAAGAACTCGATGTTCTCGACAGAAAACTGATGCAGATGGAAATTGAATTGGCAGCGATTTCAAGAGAAGGAAGCCAAACGAAAATCGACCATTTAAAAGAAGATATTTCAAAAATCTCTGAAGAAAGAAATGAAATTAATGCAAAATGGCTGAAAGAAAAACAAAAATCTGAGGATTTAACCCAGATCAAAAAAGATATTGAATCTCTGAAACTCGAAGCTGAAAGAGCTTCAAGAGCCGGAGATTATGCAAAAGTGGCTGAAATTCAGTACGGAAAAATTAAGGAGAAAGAAGATGCTTTGCAAAAACTTGAATTGGAAATGCAAAACCATCAGAATGAATTGATTAAAGAGGAAGTAACTGCAGAAAACATTTCAGAAGTTATCGGAAAATGGACAGGAATTCCGGTTACCAAACTTTTACAATCTGAAAGAGAAAAACTGTTACATCTTGAAACCGAGCTTCATCACAGAGTTGTTGGTCAGGAAGAAGCGATTACAGCGGTTGCAGATGCAATTAGAAGAAACAGAGCAGGCTTAAGTGACGAGAAAAAACCAATCGGAAGTTTCTTGTTTTTAGGAACAACAGGTGTCGGTAAAACTGAGTTGGCAAAAGCGTTGGCAGAGTTTTTATTCGATGACGAAAATAATATGACGAGAATTGATATGAGTGAATATCAAGAGAGACATTCAGTTTCGAGATTGGTTGGAGCTCCTCCAGGATATGTTGGTTACGACGAAGGTGGACAATTGACGGAAGCTGTGAGAAGAAGACCCTATTCTGTGGTGCTTTTAGATGAAATTGAAAAAGCGCATCCTGATGTTTTCAACACGTTGTTACAAGTTTTGGATGATGGTCGTTTGACGGATAATAAAGGTAGAGTCGTGAATTTCAAAAATTCGATTATCATTATGACTTCGAATCTTGGTTCGCATATTATTCAGGAGAATTTTGAAAATATTACCGAAGAAAACCAAGATGAGATTGTTGATAAAACTAAAATTGAAGTTTTCGATTTGCTGAAACAGACGCTTCGTCCGGAATTCTTAAACAGAATTGACGAGACGGTATTATTCCAACCTTTAAGAAAAAAAGAAATTGGAAAAATCGTTCAATATCAGTTGAGAGGATACAATGATTTGTTAGCAAAACGAAATATCATTATGACCTCAACACAAGATGCTGTAGATTATTTAATGAACAAAGGTTACGATCCTGTTTTCGGAGCAAGACCTTTAAAAAGAGTAATACAACAGGAAGTTTTAAACAAATTATCGAGAGAAATTCTTGCAGGAAATGTAAATGACGGCGATAGAATCACTTTAGATTATTTTGAGGAAACAGGTTTGGTTTTCAGACCTGCTGAAAAATAA
- a CDS encoding TetR/AcrR family transcriptional regulator, which yields MELKEKQIKILEVAVELFKEKGYMGSSVRDLATKLNIKAASLYAHIRSKEEILEWICFGVAHEFFAELQEVKNTNVSPQEKLNLFLDKHLSVVLKNRDVTHIYSNEWKHLEERLPEFIELRKNYQQEVEQLISEIYQAESWELKSSAFTTRFILHTLNNSYFWFKRNIESTSEITNEIRDKLLFGLLGNQK from the coding sequence ATGGAGTTAAAAGAAAAACAGATCAAAATACTTGAAGTCGCTGTAGAACTTTTCAAAGAGAAAGGCTATATGGGAAGTTCGGTAAGAGATCTTGCAACAAAACTAAATATTAAAGCAGCGTCATTGTATGCGCACATCCGTTCTAAAGAAGAAATTCTTGAGTGGATTTGCTTTGGGGTTGCACATGAGTTTTTTGCAGAACTTCAGGAAGTAAAAAATACAAATGTTTCTCCGCAGGAAAAGCTTAATTTATTTTTAGATAAACATTTATCGGTTGTTCTTAAAAACCGCGATGTTACGCATATTTACTCTAATGAATGGAAACATTTAGAGGAAAGACTGCCTGAATTTATTGAATTAAGAAAAAATTATCAGCAGGAAGTAGAGCAACTCATTTCTGAAATTTATCAGGCTGAAAGCTGGGAACTGAAATCTTCTGCTTTTACGACAAGATTTATCCTTCACACCCTTAATAATTCTTATTTCTGGTTTAAAAGAAATATAGAATCAACGTCTGAAATTACCAATGAGATAAGAGATAAACTGCTTTTTGGTCTCTTGGGAAATCAAAAATAG
- a CDS encoding zinc metalloprotease produces the protein MKKLLFGAFILGSLSACNNDNITQESVSDSENLVNTAAKRSCPSEEIRKEALQKNPELKMKYETLEAHTEKFLNEIKLGKVLADGTVEIPVIVNVLYKTTSQNVSDARIAEQIAVLNADFGGTNSDVSKIPSAFQSVKAGDVKVRFKLVNTVRKSTTKSSWSSNDAMKKTSTGGINATNPTNYLNIWVVSSMPSPNGDTLGYATFPESAGLWNDGVVIAAPYFGKTGASSPFNLGRTATHEVGHYLNLRHIWGDANCGTDYVTDTPTQTTANVGKPSYPLYNTCSGVSRSVMFMNYMDYVDDSAMFMFSSGQKTRMQSVVSSSGSRSGLRVY, from the coding sequence ATGAAAAAACTATTATTTGGAGCCTTTATATTAGGTTCTCTGTCGGCTTGTAACAACGACAACATTACGCAAGAATCAGTAAGTGATTCAGAAAACTTAGTCAATACCGCTGCAAAAAGAAGCTGCCCTTCTGAAGAAATCCGTAAGGAGGCATTGCAAAAAAATCCAGAACTAAAAATGAAGTATGAAACTTTAGAAGCTCATACTGAAAAATTCCTCAATGAAATTAAATTAGGAAAAGTTCTCGCAGATGGCACCGTTGAAATTCCGGTAATTGTAAATGTTTTATACAAAACCACGTCACAAAATGTTTCTGATGCAAGAATAGCAGAACAGATCGCCGTATTAAATGCTGATTTTGGCGGCACCAATAGTGACGTTAGCAAAATACCTTCCGCATTCCAGTCTGTAAAAGCCGGCGATGTAAAAGTAAGATTTAAGCTCGTAAATACGGTCAGAAAATCTACCACCAAATCAAGCTGGAGCAGCAATGATGCTATGAAAAAAACGTCAACAGGAGGCATTAATGCAACAAACCCTACTAATTACTTAAATATTTGGGTGGTAAGCAGTATGCCGAGTCCCAATGGAGACACTCTTGGGTACGCAACATTTCCGGAATCAGCAGGTTTATGGAATGACGGTGTAGTAATCGCCGCACCTTATTTCGGAAAAACAGGAGCTTCCTCTCCATTTAATTTAGGTAGAACAGCAACCCATGAAGTAGGGCACTATTTAAACCTAAGACATATTTGGGGAGATGCAAACTGTGGAACTGACTATGTAACTGACACTCCTACACAAACTACAGCCAATGTAGGAAAACCTTCGTATCCTTTGTATAATACTTGTAGTGGAGTATCAAGGTCTGTAATGTTTATGAATTATATGGACTATGTGGATGATTCAGCTATGTTTATGTTCTCTAGCGGACAAAAAACAAGAATGCAATCTGTAGTTTCTTCATCAGGATCAAGATCAGGATTAAGAGTATATTAG
- a CDS encoding response regulator transcription factor, with product MKKTIVIVDDHLLIAKALEGIIDNFEDFEVIDVAENGKDMIDKFESGQKIPDIILLDISMPLMNGFETAAWLKENHPNIKVMALSMQGDDNSVIKMIRNGAKGYLLKNTHPKDLEIALTKLNSDGFFYPDWASKIIFSNMSDEKNNEKKKKISEREKEFLTYTVTELSYKEIAEKMCCSPRTVESYRDQLCEKFDLKTRVGLAVFAIKNGFAES from the coding sequence ATGAAAAAGACCATCGTAATTGTTGACGATCATCTATTGATCGCTAAAGCGCTTGAAGGAATTATAGATAACTTCGAAGATTTTGAAGTAATTGATGTGGCCGAAAACGGAAAAGACATGATTGACAAGTTTGAAAGTGGGCAGAAAATTCCGGATATCATTCTTCTGGACATCAGTATGCCGCTTATGAATGGTTTTGAAACTGCTGCATGGCTTAAAGAAAATCATCCAAATATTAAAGTAATGGCACTCAGTATGCAGGGCGATGACAATAGTGTTATCAAAATGATAAGAAACGGAGCCAAAGGTTATCTTCTTAAAAATACTCATCCGAAAGATCTGGAAATTGCACTTACAAAGCTAAATAGCGACGGTTTTTTTTACCCGGATTGGGCATCAAAAATTATTTTTTCGAATATGAGTGACGAAAAAAATAATGAGAAAAAAAAGAAAATCTCAGAACGAGAAAAAGAATTTCTTACTTACACTGTTACCGAACTCAGCTATAAAGAAATTGCAGAAAAAATGTGCTGCAGCCCAAGAACTGTAGAGAGCTACCGCGATCAGCTCTGTGAAAAATTTGATCTTAAAACAAGAGTCGGTTTAGCTGTTTTTGCGATCAAAAATGGTTTTGCAGAATCGTAG
- a CDS encoding sensor histidine kinase has translation MGKTELLLTIVIFNVFFAMFIVAVMIYIRKYKQRKIEYLNEIQLKNEIHQKELLATQLEIQQATMQQIGRELQDNIGQKLTLASLYIQQLLYENKVLEESERIDQVSQIINQSLQDLRSLSKTLTDDNINQKDIVTLIQEEVDNASVLKKCKIHFEHNFEHLDLDFVYKNVLLRITQEFIQNSIKHSKCKNIFIKLNTTEENLWELKINDDGIGFDIDKILSNGIGLTNMKNRTAIIGAEFNLESNENVGTVIEIKLKKRP, from the coding sequence ATGGGGAAAACAGAATTACTCTTAACGATTGTTATTTTCAACGTCTTTTTTGCGATGTTTATTGTCGCTGTGATGATTTACATTAGAAAGTATAAGCAGAGAAAAATAGAATATCTTAATGAAATTCAGCTTAAAAATGAAATTCATCAAAAAGAGCTTTTAGCAACCCAGCTCGAAATTCAGCAGGCAACGATGCAGCAAATCGGTCGTGAACTGCAAGATAATATTGGGCAAAAACTCACGTTAGCAAGTCTTTACATACAACAGTTGCTTTATGAAAACAAAGTTTTAGAAGAAAGCGAAAGAATAGATCAGGTTTCGCAAATTATCAATCAGTCTCTGCAGGATTTGAGAAGTCTTTCAAAAACATTAACCGATGATAACATTAATCAGAAAGACATTGTAACTTTAATTCAGGAAGAAGTAGATAATGCAAGTGTATTAAAGAAATGCAAAATTCATTTTGAGCATAATTTTGAACATCTCGATCTCGATTTTGTTTATAAAAATGTTTTATTGAGAATTACACAGGAGTTTATTCAGAACAGTATTAAACATTCAAAGTGTAAAAATATTTTCATTAAACTCAATACAACCGAAGAAAATCTTTGGGAATTAAAAATTAATGATGATGGAATTGGTTTTGACATCGACAAAATTCTCTCCAACGGAATCGGGCTTACCAATATGAAAAACAGAACAGCAATCATCGGAGCCGAGTTTAATCTTGAAAGCAACGAAAACGTTGGTACTGTAATTGAAATAAAACTAAAAAAACGACCATGA
- a CDS encoding outer membrane beta-barrel family protein, with translation MYKCLLFLIFPVFMFSQSQKISGTVFNADKEKLDSVKVELYNHENTLIKSFFTDSEGRFSFDNLSSRSFKLKINNEKYLLFEKNIEAKNEIEVLNVILKNNQKDIEAVTITKKKPLVKRKVDRLEFNVENSNISSLNAWEILKKTPQVTINNDVLAVKGGTSVLITINDKKVMMTGEELKNFLENTQGDDVKSVEVITNPPAKYEAQGGAVLNIVMKKNKIEGYRGILSSKYIQTQYAKGVAGLSQYYKKDKLSVMGSYFRGGGTYYREGTDYVNYPEDGTTWISTMNRKDQNKSQNTVNFNVEYEIDSLTTASLNYSGFFAPKSFGTYFVPTLIYNTQNVAESNYTTINDHHSRTINNSLSFQIDRKLNKKSSISWINYFTANNSSKYQNVLTYLNFINENPRETNFMTNNKSNVQLYSTQFDYQWKNEKLELESGAKYSFVKTNSLLDFSDNENGQFQYRPEKSSLFDYKEHNFGIYTSIAYNLGKWNFKGGLRAEMTDLEGIVSEPYEVNKNNYWSLFPTFYAQYTTENKHEFGFSYGKRISRPYYSWLNPAKSYYNLFSYYQGDPKLKATIIHNLNLTYSFKNWNLDFYYRKEIFPSMEISYQQHENNNLIYYFTNIEKEEAFGVSLYKSFEIKPWWSLIVSENLEHNENYFKGIDGALNKNKVWNLVSNISTSFTLDKNSDWKMELGHKYYSPSIQGTFKISSQWSAYFVMNRKFFNKKLEAAFIFNDIFRSTQQKISTKYGNQDNYFLDYQDTQGFTFSLKYNFGNQSVKNSKTIKKADEQERL, from the coding sequence ATGTATAAATGTCTTCTCTTTCTTATTTTCCCGGTTTTTATGTTTTCGCAGTCGCAGAAAATTTCCGGAACCGTTTTTAATGCTGATAAAGAAAAACTCGATTCTGTAAAAGTGGAATTGTATAATCATGAGAACACTTTAATTAAATCTTTTTTTACCGATTCTGAAGGTCGGTTTTCGTTTGATAATCTTTCATCAAGATCTTTTAAGCTAAAAATTAATAATGAAAAATACCTTTTATTTGAGAAAAATATCGAAGCTAAAAATGAGATTGAAGTTTTAAATGTCATTTTAAAAAATAATCAGAAAGATATTGAAGCAGTAACGATTACCAAGAAAAAACCATTGGTGAAAAGAAAAGTAGACCGTTTGGAATTTAATGTAGAAAACAGCAATATTTCTTCACTCAACGCTTGGGAAATTCTTAAAAAAACACCTCAGGTTACCATTAATAATGATGTTTTGGCAGTGAAAGGCGGAACTTCGGTTTTAATAACCATAAATGATAAAAAAGTAATGATGACAGGTGAAGAACTCAAAAATTTTCTTGAAAATACACAAGGCGACGATGTGAAGTCTGTAGAAGTTATTACCAATCCGCCTGCAAAATATGAAGCTCAGGGTGGGGCAGTTCTGAATATTGTAATGAAGAAAAATAAAATTGAAGGCTATCGTGGAATTCTTTCTTCAAAATATATTCAAACTCAATATGCAAAAGGAGTTGCAGGGCTTTCGCAATATTACAAAAAAGATAAACTTTCGGTAATGGGAAGCTATTTTCGGGGAGGAGGAACATATTATCGTGAAGGTACAGATTATGTAAATTATCCTGAAGACGGCACAACCTGGATCAGTACAATGAACCGGAAAGATCAAAATAAAAGCCAGAATACAGTAAACTTTAATGTAGAATATGAAATCGACAGCCTTACAACGGCGAGTCTTAATTATTCAGGATTTTTTGCCCCCAAATCTTTTGGAACTTATTTCGTCCCAACTTTGATTTATAACACACAGAATGTAGCAGAATCTAATTATACAACGATTAACGATCATCATTCCAGAACAATTAATAATTCATTAAGTTTTCAAATTGACAGAAAACTGAATAAAAAAAGCAGTATTTCGTGGATCAATTATTTTACAGCAAACAATTCAAGCAAGTATCAGAATGTGTTGACTTATTTAAATTTTATTAATGAGAATCCAAGGGAAACAAATTTTATGACCAACAATAAAAGCAATGTTCAGCTATATTCTACACAATTTGATTATCAATGGAAAAATGAAAAACTGGAATTAGAATCTGGTGCGAAATACAGCTTTGTAAAAACGAACAGTTTGCTTGATTTTTCGGATAACGAAAATGGGCAGTTTCAGTACAGGCCGGAAAAAAGCAGTCTTTTTGATTATAAAGAGCACAACTTTGGAATTTATACATCAATAGCTTATAATCTTGGAAAATGGAATTTCAAAGGCGGACTTCGTGCAGAAATGACCGATTTGGAAGGTATTGTTTCTGAACCTTATGAAGTAAATAAAAACAATTACTGGAGTTTGTTTCCAACTTTTTATGCACAATATACCACAGAAAATAAACATGAGTTTGGTTTTTCTTATGGCAAAAGAATCAGCAGACCGTATTATTCATGGCTGAACCCTGCGAAATCGTATTACAATTTATTCTCATATTATCAGGGTGATCCCAAGTTGAAAGCAACGATTATTCACAATTTAAATCTTACCTATTCATTCAAAAACTGGAATTTAGATTTTTATTACCGAAAAGAAATTTTCCCCTCAATGGAAATCTCATATCAACAGCATGAAAACAATAATCTGATTTATTATTTTACCAATATTGAGAAAGAGGAGGCTTTTGGAGTAAGTCTTTACAAAAGTTTTGAAATTAAACCTTGGTGGAGTTTAATTGTTTCTGAAAATCTGGAGCACAACGAAAATTATTTTAAGGGAATAGACGGAGCTTTAAATAAAAACAAAGTCTGGAACTTGGTTTCAAATATCTCAACAAGTTTTACTTTAGACAAAAATTCAGACTGGAAGATGGAATTAGGTCATAAATATTATTCGCCGTCAATTCAAGGGACCTTTAAAATTTCCAGTCAATGGTCGGCTTATTTTGTAATGAACAGAAAGTTTTTCAATAAAAAATTAGAAGCTGCATTTATTTTTAATGATATTTTCAGATCGACACAGCAAAAAATAAGCACCAAATATGGTAATCAGGATAATTACTTTTTAGATTATCAAGATACCCAAGGTTTTACTTTTTCTCTAAAATATAATTTTGGAAATCAGTCGGTGAAAAATTCAAAAACAATCAAAAAAGCTGATGAACAGGAAAGATTGTAA